The DNA segment TAACACAATAAAAAACAAATTTGTTTTATGCTCTAATCAATTGTGTTTTATAACACAATGAAAAAAacacatctttttgtgtttttagcCCATTACGTTTTAGACCTGGTACCTGGGAACTAAACTGACATGATCATGTTAAAACAGAAACATGATCATGTTGTGAAACCCaacccattgcgttttagacatgcagactgaaagaacatgatcatgtttaACAGGAGCATGATTATGTTGAAACTTGAAACTGGacccattgcgttttagaccTGCAGACttaaagaacatgatcatgtttaATAGAAGCATGGTTATGTTGAAACTTGAAATTGGAAGGTGAGGTTCACTAaactaggggtgctaaacgggtcgagTTCGCAGGTTGGCGGGTTTAACCCGACCTGAACCCGAAAGTTTTACacgaacccgaaaatcgtatcattcatatgaacccgaacacgacccgaaatTTCGTGGGTTGACCCAAACACGACCCGCTCAAcctgaatttttttattttaatttttttttctgaaataactatattaaaaataaaattgaatTAAATGGGGTATGTTTTTATTCCATAATTAGAGAAATTAATATAAGATTTTACAATTTAAATATAATTGTGTtatatacagtaaatataccccatttaatttataacataaaacatattgtaaaaaatgTAATATAATGcaaatgtgttaaacgggtcaacctgccaacccgaccaggttggcccgaacctgacccgttaacctaaacgggttcacgtgttcaacctgaaactgacccgaactcGTTTAGACTAAACCTCAACCCGCAAATTCCGTGTTAGGTTCACGTCGTGTTTTCGGGCCTTgttagaaattcacacccctacaCTAAActaacatgatcatgttaaaacAAAACATGATCATGTTGTTGTGAAAGccagccattgcgttttagacctTGAAAGGAAAAGTGAGGTAACTAACATGATCATGTTGTGAAACCTGCGTTACGTTGCGTTTTAGACCTGCACTACACTTTAGAAACGgaaagaacatgatcatgtttaAAAGAAGTAGGATCAGAAACATaaaacatgatcatgttaaacAGAAACATGGCCATTTGAAACCCAATTGCATTTTAGACCTGGAAGAGGTGAGGTAAGTTCTGTTAAAGAACAAGATCTTGCTAAAATAGaaacatgatcatgttggaacagAAACATGACCATGTCAAAATTCATGCAACAGAAACATGACTATGTTAAATAGAAGTCAAACCCCATTACGTTTTAGACCTGGAGTATACGTTTTAGAGACCCGGGGTGCAAAATGTTGGAACAAAAACAttaccatgttaaaacataagcatgaccatgttaaaacccattgcgttttagaacctgcAACAGCAAAATCTTTATTTTaggtttcattgcgttttacgtatctgggttttagaattttttttttcaaaagtacaacaatagtatactcgttgtaaagataaaaaatatttgtttttatagtgcaattttcataaaaaataatatcgtatgaaagagttattaacaaACAGGTAGGATttgaaggagagagaaactattgttttaaattgactaaaatacccctacatAAAGTCACacacaacatttttttttttttttttaagaataaGACAGACATATTCGGATGAGAAAGTAGTGAAGACACCCGACGATTATCTATAAAACATAAAGAGCACCGACAATTAATTTTGGCCAGCTGCCTGGTATAGCACGAACCACCGCACATAACGCCACCCATCACCACGCGCACCAACATTCCCCACGCTCCAGTCCAAACCCACTCATAGCGCGTTGACCGTCGGCAGCGCGTCCCTTCATAAAACCTCCGGTAAATCTGCTCCCGAATCAACCCTAACTAACGatcctcatcatctccttcctTCAACAATGCCACATTGAACAACAAAATCTACAAAAaccttaatattattattattcaccAAAATCTaccatatattatatatattacatTATTATTAATGTCTCGGCAACAGCACTATGaatttcaacaatggtggaacAAACAGAGAGAATCTCACAATTCTGACCTAATATTCAACGATAAATCTGAACCGTCCAATTATGTAACGCTTGAAGTCggcactactactactactactactcaTGATCCAACGGTTGACAGAGAGCGTGTACGCAGTGCTCGACAAATCAAACACGTATGGCTCTTGAAACTGATCCAGATCGCTAGCTCGCTCGCTTACGTCACCAACGGCGTCGTTTCGGTTGTGAAAACCGCCAACCGTCGGATCAAATCCGATGCGAGTTCTCAACGGTTATCGTATCGTGTTGAAACGAGATTTTATCGAGTTATTAAACTGTTTTTGGTGATTGTTGTGATTTTGTTAGTTTTTGAGCTGCTTGCGTACTTTAGGGTTGCGGATTTGGTGGAGTATGTTTATGCGCATTGGATTGAGATTAGGGGGAGTTATTTGGCTCCGGTGTTGCAGAGTTTGACGAATGTTTGTGTTTTGTTGTTTTTGGTGCAATCGGTGGATCGCTTGGTGTTGGTGCTTGGATGTTTTTGGATTAAGTTTAGGCGGATTAAGCCCGTTGCTGCATTCGAGTATTGTTCGAGCTCGGATGTCGAGGATTATCCGATGGTCTTGGTGCAGATTCCGATGTGTAACGAGCGGGAGGTAAGACGATGTAGGTTTCGACATTTCGTCTTTAgtgttttgaattttgatttGTGGATTGTTTGTTATTGACTTTTGCATAATTTGATAGTAACAGGATAGGTTATTAGACACAGCTAATGACCTaatttttcaattgttttgagtTTACATGTGTAACATCTTGTTCATGACTTTGCCTACTGTTTATGGCCTTTTGTGTGCAGATATTTTGTCGTAAACATAATAACGGAAAATTACTAAAATGAACATTCGACCAAAACATATATACCAAAATAGACTGAAGCGCCGGCGCGTTTGTCTATTTTGGTAATTTTTGCTAATAATAATGTTTGCCACTAAATGTGTGAACCAACCTGCAAATAACTGCATCTGAGCTACCATGGATTTGACACCACTTGGCATATTCTTGATTAATGATTGTTGTTAATATTATTCATACAGTGATGTTTTGGTCATTTGGTTTCACGAAGTTGTTTTCGACTGACAATTTTGATAATGATGTGTTGGTGACAAATAAGGTAGCTTTTGGAGTTAACCTTTTTTACAATGTATGCATACTTAGTATAGTGGTGTAATATGTAACtgattaacaaatgatttatatataataaattttgGTTGCGTCTAGGTCTATCAGCAATCAATTTCGGCAGCATGCATCCAAGACTGGCCTCGAGAAAGGATGCTTGTACAGATTCTTGATGATTCAGACGATACAACTGTTCAGGCCCTTATCAAGGCAGAGGTACACAAATGGCAACAAAGAGGTGTGCATATAGTATACAGACATCGGCTTATTCGCACAGGCTACAAGGCAGGGAATCTAAAATCAGCTATGAGTTGTGATTACGTAAAAGATTACGAATTTGTAGCAATTTTTGATGCAGACTTTCAACCAGCACCAGATTTTCTGAAGAAAACCATCCCTCATTTTAAAGTAACTTTTTCTTTGACCAGAATTATAAATGCTAATTTATTGTTATAAATGCTAATTTTTCCTCTAGTGCTTACTATATTGCTAATTTCTTTTATGTTGAAGGGGAACGATGAGTTGGCATTGGTCCAAACAAGGTGGTCTTTTGTAAACAAGGATGAAAATCTACTTACAAGATTGCAAAACATAAACTTAACGTTTCACTTCGAGGTTGAACAACAAGTGAACGGTGTTTTCATCAATTTCTTTGGTTTTAATGGAACGGCTGGTGTATGGAGGATCAAAGCCCTAGAGGATTGTGGTGGTTGGTTAGAAAGAACAACCGTTGAAGACATGGATATTGCTGTTCGTGCTCATCTTTGTGGCTGGAAGTTTATCTACTTAAACGATGTCAAAGTATAAGTTCATTTTTCATATTGTATTTCGGAGTAAAACAAACGTGacaattttttaatttattttctttctTGCAGTGTTTGTGTGAGCTCCCGGAGTCGTATGCAGCTTATAAGAAGCAGCAGTACAGGTGGCATTCGGGTCCAATGCAGCTTTTCCGCTTGTGCTTTATGGACATTATTCGCTCAAAGGTCTGAATATTGCTTTCACCAAATATCATATCATTtcatagagtaaaatgccattttcgtccctagggtttggccagttttgcgactttcatccaaaggtttgtttttccgcatccggatccaaaaggtttacaatcttgtcattttcattcgGCCCATTAACTCCATCCTTTTTTCTCCGTTAActcaggggtatttctgtctttttgttaaacttaaagggcaattcggtctttttcactttatgtacaagcattcaaAAAACGAATTCCCCTTTTAGTTAATAAAAAAGAGgaaaatacccttgacttaatggagaaaaatggatggagttaacgagccatatgaaaatggcaagatttcaaaccttttgaagccagatgcggaaaaacaaacctttggatgaaagtcgcaaaactggccaaaccttaaagacgaaaatgacattttactccaTTTCGAATCTCATAAGTTATTTCTTATTCTTTTATAGTAATTACTGCAGGTGAGTTTCATGAAGAAAGTAAATCTaatcttccttttctttctccTAAGAAAACTCATTCTTCCATTCTACTCATTCACTCTTTTCTGCATAATTCTTCCGTTAACAATGTTCTTACCAGAAGCCCAGTTACCCGCATGGGTCGTCTGTTACGTCCCGGGAATCATGTCGGTTTTAAACATACTACCCGCACCGCGTTCATTCCCATTCATAGTCCCATACCTTCTATTCGAAAACACAATGTCGGTTACCAAATTCAATGCTATGATCTCCGGGCTATTTAAGTTGGGTAGTTCTTACGAATGGGTAGTAACAAAAAAACTGGGCCGGGCTTCTGAATCAGACCTTGTAACATTTGCTGAATCAGAAGAGGCCCAGGGAGAAAAGAGTAGTATCCATAGATCGTCTTCAGAGTCGGGTCTTTCGGAACTGAGAACGAAAAGTAAAAATCGCTTGTATAGGAAGGAACTTGCTCTTGCATTCATTTTGTTGACGGCTTCTTTAAGAAGCTTGTTATCGGCCCAAGGTATTCACTTCTATTTCTTAATGTTTCAAGGAGTTACGTTTTTAGTTGTGGGTCTTGATTTAATCGGTGAGCAAGTTAGTTAACGTTCCTCGGTTAGACGTACGTAGTTTGTTGCTACTTTGAATTCAGATCCCGAGTTAGTTTGTTTTGAGTCGTATTTTGTAATTATATAGATATAATAATTGAGAGCGGTGAGTCGGGAAACAGGAGGGGAAATGATATGAGGAAGTGGTGTTTTGAGTGTAAAATAGGGATAGCAGAAAGCTGGACATTCTTTATTTGTGTGTATTAGCAATAATGATAATAATTGTATAACAGGCAGGcagatttatttcaaatattaGACCATTTCTCAGCTTATTGTTCcaatcttttatgtattttctTTTTATATCAAACTGGTTCTGGTGTTTTCTGTACTAGGCTCATATATAGTGATACGGCCATGTTTGATCATTGATGGCTTGAGGAAAAGAAAAAAGATAACAAACAAACGTTATCTCTACCTTTTGGacacaaaaatgtgtttttcttgtgtatggttaaaagatcactggaaaagaaaaaaaaaagataacaaACAAACGTACCTAGTAAATCTTGTATGTAGCTTGACCATCGGTAGGTCTACGGAAGGTGGGATAAAGGGCAAACCTTACCCCCATATATGGCCTAATAAAAAACGATAACAAACAAACCTATAGATAATACCTAAATAGTTTAAGTTATTACATAAAACAAAATCTAAATAAATGGTCAAATGGGTAATTAAACGGTTTTATCCGCTGGTTGACTAAATGTGTTTGTAGGTTCGACAAGCACTTGTCTAAACTAAACTCAAACTCGTAATTTTTGTGTCAAATTTGTGTCATCTCAAGAATACACCCCTAGGGTAAAGTTGGAAATAGCTAACTAACAACCACTTAACGAAGTTAGTTAAAACAAGTGTCAATACCTGGTCAATGTATGGTTAGGGTATTGAGAGACTGAACAAACTTCTTCCATGCATTCTTTCTTTTGTTAATATCATTGGTATAAAAGCGGATGCTTCTAGGAGTCTAGGACCCATGATTGCCGGAATTTGCAGTGCCATCTTAGAGGAACACTGCGGCAACATGAAATCAAGAGACGGAGAAAGTGATTAGAGAGTAGAGACAACAAAAAACGTTACTCAGAGTAGACGTTGCAGCTGAGAAAACTGAGCAATCTTTTGCTGATATTCATCTAACATAGGAGAATGCGGTTAGAAGCATAACACAATTGTGTCACAGCCCGCTAAACTTCAGATCGCAAGTATCGGGATTCCGGAATTTTCTACGAGCTTCAAGAGACTTCTATGGCAGATTTTTCCTAGATTTTTCCTTAGAAAAATCTAGATTCAAGGCTACAAAAATATCAAGGAGCTCTAGAGAAATCCATGGAAAATATCCAAGATATTTCCTTAATCATTCTAGATTAGTCTTTGTAAATATCTTAGATATTATACTTAGAAATATCTAGATTAGGAATAATCTAGAACCATGAGcacaagtataaataggtgaTCCATGCTCATTTGCTAATCACCTTCCAAAATTGTAATCAAGCATCCTTTGTAAAGAGTTCTCAAGCAATACAAGTGTTTCCTTTATTCACAATCTTTGTTCCCCTTTGTTCAAGTCATTGAATCGAGTTGCAAGTTGGTGTCAAGGCTGATCTTAGCACGGTGACTAAGAGCCGCACGTGGGTTGAAGGACTAACTCCgtgacaagtggtatcagagcacgtCGATTCGCTGGGAAATGGCTGATACGGGCAACAAAGGAGTAGGCATCAATATTGCTGTTGATGAGACTCGTGGACGGGATGATACACCCCATGGAGGGAAGAAACACCGTGGTGCATCAAAGGATAAAACCTTGGAGAAACGGGTTGCTGAACTAGAGACCGCGATGACCGGACTCGGAGCTCAAGTTGATGGTGCACTTCAACGCTTAGATGAGATAGATACAAGCTTC comes from the Helianthus annuus cultivar XRQ/B chromosome 4, HanXRQr2.0-SUNRISE, whole genome shotgun sequence genome and includes:
- the LOC110936550 gene encoding probable xyloglucan glycosyltransferase 6, which translates into the protein MSRQQHYEFQQWWNKQRESHNSDLIFNDKSEPSNYVTLEVGTTTTTTTHDPTVDRERVRSARQIKHVWLLKLIQIASSLAYVTNGVVSVVKTANRRIKSDASSQRLSYRVETRFYRVIKLFLVIVVILLVFELLAYFRVADLVEYVYAHWIEIRGSYLAPVLQSLTNVCVLLFLVQSVDRLVLVLGCFWIKFRRIKPVAAFEYCSSSDVEDYPMVLVQIPMCNEREVYQQSISAACIQDWPRERMLVQILDDSDDTTVQALIKAEVHKWQQRGVHIVYRHRLIRTGYKAGNLKSAMSCDYVKDYEFVAIFDADFQPAPDFLKKTIPHFKGNDELALVQTRWSFVNKDENLLTRLQNINLTFHFEVEQQVNGVFINFFGFNGTAGVWRIKALEDCGGWLERTTVEDMDIAVRAHLCGWKFIYLNDVKCLCELPESYAAYKKQQYRWHSGPMQLFRLCFMDIIRSKVSFMKKVNLIFLFFLLRKLILPFYSFTLFCIILPLTMFLPEAQLPAWVVCYVPGIMSVLNILPAPRSFPFIVPYLLFENTMSVTKFNAMISGLFKLGSSYEWVVTKKLGRASESDLVTFAESEEAQGEKSSIHRSSSESGLSELRTKSKNRLYRKELALAFILLTASLRSLLSAQGIHFYFLMFQGVTFLVVGLDLIGEQVS